A genomic region of Fervidobacterium gondwanense DSM 13020 contains the following coding sequences:
- a CDS encoding C4-dicarboxylate TRAP transporter substrate-binding protein, with amino-acid sequence MIVLVLTVVVFSFAAPKYVLKFNHVLSPREPYHEAFLKWAKAVEERTNGELKIEVYHSAQLGVEEDILEQMRLGANVGQNTDSARMGMYVKDIAVLNAPYVIDYLGATTPEQVIDVLRKLKQTPTMQKWLTELEEKYGFKVISFMWVQGYRHFITNKPITRPADLSGLRIRTPGAPIWQESVRALGAQPVAVNFGEIYSAVQTKAIDGAELTYANVMGGSLYEVLKYVSETGHILLINFEVVSAKWFKSLPKEYQQILVEEADKAGIEVSLKIMKEINAQMKEEVKKKGMIIVENVNKDVFRKAAEEAYKKLGLQTARNTLIREIKQVK; translated from the coding sequence ATGATTGTTCTTGTTTTGACGGTCGTAGTATTCAGCTTTGCGGCGCCAAAATACGTTCTGAAATTCAATCACGTGCTTTCTCCAAGGGAACCGTACCATGAAGCGTTCTTGAAATGGGCTAAGGCTGTTGAAGAACGAACTAACGGTGAATTGAAAATTGAAGTTTACCACAGCGCACAGCTTGGCGTGGAAGAAGATATTTTGGAACAGATGAGACTCGGGGCTAACGTTGGTCAGAATACAGATTCTGCGAGAATGGGAATGTATGTAAAGGATATCGCCGTTTTGAACGCGCCATACGTTATCGACTATCTCGGGGCTACAACTCCTGAGCAAGTCATTGACGTACTGAGAAAACTGAAGCAAACACCGACAATGCAAAAATGGCTTACCGAACTTGAGGAAAAGTATGGATTCAAGGTCATATCCTTCATGTGGGTGCAAGGGTACAGGCATTTTATAACCAACAAGCCTATCACGAGGCCTGCTGATTTATCAGGACTTAGAATCAGGACACCCGGCGCTCCAATTTGGCAGGAGTCCGTTAGAGCACTAGGTGCTCAGCCGGTAGCAGTTAATTTCGGGGAGATATATTCCGCTGTCCAGACAAAAGCGATAGATGGTGCTGAACTTACCTACGCAAATGTAATGGGCGGCTCTCTGTATGAGGTACTCAAATACGTCTCAGAGACTGGGCACATACTGCTCATAAACTTTGAGGTAGTAAGTGCGAAGTGGTTTAAGAGTTTACCGAAGGAATATCAACAGATTTTGGTTGAGGAAGCTGACAAAGCTGGTATTGAGGTATCACTGAAAATAATGAAGGAAATTAACGCTCAGATGAAAGAAGAAGTAAAGAAAAAAGGCATGATAATTGTAGAAAATGTTAATAAAGACGTGTTCAGAAAAGCTGCAGAAGAGGCTTACAAGAAATTAGGACTTCAAACTGCTCGAAACACGCTGATTAGGGAGATAAAGCAAGTGAAATGA
- a CDS encoding bifunctional 4-hydroxy-2-oxoglutarate aldolase/2-dehydro-3-deoxy-phosphogluconate aldolase: MEAKDMVKEIEKYRLVTIIRTKDVSDALSKANLLCNSGVKFVEVTFTVPNAHEIIRTLRKEFPDVYVGAGTVINVDMLEKAIDAGACFIVGPNFDERISEICQAKDILYVPGIMTPTEIVKAMSHGHELLKVFPGEVLGPEFVKAMKGPFPDAKFIVTGGVSLENLDEWFKVGATAVGMGSSLTTGTTEEVKARIETLLKKIGV, translated from the coding sequence ATGGAAGCTAAGGATATGGTTAAGGAAATTGAGAAGTACAGATTAGTGACTATCATACGAACCAAAGATGTATCTGATGCTCTTAGCAAGGCGAACCTGCTGTGCAATTCAGGTGTGAAGTTCGTTGAAGTAACGTTCACCGTTCCAAATGCCCATGAGATTATACGAACGCTTAGGAAGGAGTTTCCAGATGTGTATGTTGGGGCCGGAACGGTAATTAACGTTGATATGCTTGAGAAAGCAATCGATGCGGGGGCGTGTTTCATAGTTGGTCCGAATTTTGACGAAAGGATTTCTGAAATTTGCCAGGCTAAGGATATACTGTATGTTCCGGGCATCATGACTCCAACGGAGATTGTTAAGGCAATGTCGCATGGGCATGAGCTGTTAAAGGTCTTTCCTGGAGAAGTCTTGGGTCCGGAATTTGTTAAGGCAATGAAAGGACCATTTCCAGATGCGAAATTTATAGTCACTGGCGGAGTCTCTTTAGAAAACTTAGATGAGTGGTTTAAGGTTGGTGCTACAGCCGTTGGAATGGGGAGCTCTCTCACAACCGGAACTACGGAAGAGGTAAAAGCCAGAATCGAAACGCTGCTTAAGAAGATAGGAGTATGA
- a CDS encoding FadR/GntR family transcriptional regulator, whose protein sequence is MFRELEKVQTSERIVEEIIRLLSDRKLKPGDPLPPERELAQELGVSRVALREAITSLALLGIVEKKWGKGNFISRQLNSSIVESFTKHLIISRQLEIFEIMEARLALESEIAAFAALRRTEDDIKAITSALQKYLNASRMSLKRVEYDKELHCAISKAAKNKMLESLQGAIMGKVFDVIKITTRVGIAYKDTEEEHERIVKTIVDGDPEEARNQMAKHIIRAIVRIFGSEKKLEDEVSERLKILEEKFNH, encoded by the coding sequence TTGTTCAGAGAATTGGAGAAGGTCCAGACGTCAGAAAGAATTGTGGAGGAAATAATAAGGTTGCTTTCTGATCGTAAACTGAAACCAGGAGACCCACTTCCACCCGAAAGAGAATTGGCGCAAGAGCTTGGGGTTAGTCGTGTTGCTCTGCGCGAAGCAATTACATCGCTTGCACTCCTTGGCATTGTTGAGAAGAAATGGGGGAAGGGCAATTTCATCTCCCGGCAATTAAATTCATCAATCGTGGAGAGTTTTACGAAACACCTTATAATCTCTAGGCAACTGGAAATATTTGAAATTATGGAAGCAAGGCTTGCCTTGGAGAGTGAAATAGCAGCTTTCGCGGCGTTAAGAAGAACGGAAGATGATATAAAGGCGATAACGAGCGCTCTCCAAAAGTACTTAAATGCAAGCAGGATGAGTTTGAAGCGTGTGGAGTACGATAAAGAACTGCACTGTGCTATCTCAAAGGCAGCTAAAAATAAGATGCTCGAGAGTTTGCAGGGCGCGATTATGGGAAAGGTTTTTGACGTTATCAAGATCACAACAAGAGTGGGAATTGCATACAAAGACACTGAAGAGGAACATGAAAGGATTGTGAAAACTATAGTTGATGGAGATCCAGAAGAAGCAAGGAACCAAATGGCAAAGCATATTATTAGAGCTATTGTTAGAATCTTTGGCTCAGAGAAGAAATTGGAGGATGAAGTTTCAGAGAGACTGAAAATTTTGGAGGAAAAATTCAATCACTGA
- a CDS encoding gluconokinase — MAQDLILAIDLGTSYLKVGLIDQKGKILKSERKRLKLITDSFGKAEHDVNALSKLLLKTTKKVIEGYENRIAAIVPSTYIFGIMAADSNGKPLTNLITLLDTRSRVVHNDFLGIFDPDEIYYRSGMPPTFHSSLYKVFWLRKTFEELRRNDVLFLSSKDFVIYLLSGKFLSDESTASSTGYFNTHKLDWDDEILQKVGITRDNLSTIVPAPELIPVANEVRSFLKLKNNVKVVAGLYDGGAVALASGVFDEKKKAIMNLGTTAMLRVAYDKPVIGKGEIVSCQTLYLCNGNWFIGGSVNNAGSVVAWLKTLMGPRSIDIEDVVVEDNLLFFPYLTGERGFSFGSNSHGVIYGLEQRHSKRDVVLAGLEGVAFTLRSMADEMRGYGVSFSKVVASGGGTKFGIWMKVLANVLKTEIEILQIDEPALVGSALLGSAALGWSEGISSAYRYMESVRISVEPDEYLVEKYDVKYDRFLEILKTLYLRK; from the coding sequence ATGGCGCAGGATTTAATATTAGCTATCGACTTGGGAACGAGCTATCTCAAGGTTGGGTTAATAGATCAAAAGGGAAAGATATTGAAGTCCGAGAGGAAAAGGCTGAAGCTCATAACAGACAGCTTTGGAAAGGCGGAGCATGATGTTAATGCCTTGTCTAAGTTGTTGTTGAAGACAACTAAAAAGGTTATAGAAGGATATGAAAACCGCATCGCCGCCATAGTTCCGTCAACGTATATATTCGGGATTATGGCAGCTGATTCGAATGGTAAGCCGCTCACCAATTTAATCACCCTGTTAGATACGAGATCCAGAGTTGTGCATAACGATTTTCTTGGGATTTTTGACCCAGACGAGATATACTACCGCTCTGGCATGCCACCTACATTTCACTCTTCGTTGTACAAAGTCTTTTGGTTAAGAAAGACATTTGAAGAACTCAGGAGAAATGACGTGTTATTTCTTTCATCAAAGGATTTCGTAATCTACTTGCTTTCAGGAAAGTTCTTGTCCGATGAGAGTACGGCTTCTTCCACAGGATATTTCAACACTCACAAGCTTGATTGGGATGACGAGATTCTGCAAAAGGTTGGAATAACAAGGGATAATTTATCAACAATAGTCCCAGCTCCTGAGTTGATTCCAGTAGCCAATGAGGTTAGAAGCTTTTTAAAGCTTAAGAATAACGTGAAGGTGGTTGCCGGATTGTACGATGGTGGGGCAGTAGCATTAGCAAGTGGCGTGTTCGACGAAAAGAAGAAGGCGATTATGAACCTCGGAACGACCGCAATGTTGAGGGTTGCATACGATAAACCGGTTATTGGGAAAGGCGAGATTGTCAGTTGCCAAACTCTGTATCTTTGCAACGGGAACTGGTTCATAGGTGGTTCTGTGAACAATGCCGGCTCAGTTGTGGCATGGTTAAAAACTCTCATGGGACCTCGATCAATCGATATCGAAGATGTAGTTGTAGAAGATAATCTGCTTTTCTTTCCTTATCTGACGGGCGAGCGCGGTTTTTCGTTTGGCAGCAACAGTCATGGCGTTATTTACGGTCTCGAGCAGAGGCATTCAAAAAGGGATGTAGTTTTAGCTGGTTTAGAAGGCGTAGCATTTACGCTTAGAAGTATGGCTGACGAGATGAGAGGGTACGGCGTGTCTTTTTCAAAAGTTGTCGCATCAGGCGGAGGTACAAAGTTTGGCATTTGGATGAAGGTACTTGCAAATGTATTGAAGACTGAAATAGAGATTCTTCAAATCGATGAACCGGCGCTTGTTGGTTCAGCTCTCTTAGGTAGCGCTGCTCTCGGTTGGAGCGAGGGTATTTCCTCTGCCTACAGGTACATGGAAAGTGTACGGATATCTGTCGAGCCAGATGAATACCTTGTTGAGAAATACGATGTTAAATACGACAGGTTCTTGGAGATTCTCAAAACACTTTATTTGAGAAAATGA
- a CDS encoding D-isomer specific 2-hydroxyacid dehydrogenase family protein, protein MRDKLAIVNSSSFGKYFPEHLQKLREYLDVDSFTFPSKLHGKELADALAGYKYVIASTSPFFDSEFFEYKDETVIISRHGLGYDNIDVVKATEKGVIVTKVGGGTEREAVAEHAVALCMSIIRKVPQAYIAVKNSEWSKRQSFFGIELKDKVVGIIGYGNIGSRVGEIVHFGFSASVLFYDPYAKEDAGKNIQAKRVELDELLKSSDIIFICSSLTKENYHILSAREFEIMKKGVYIINTSRGELIDQDALINALESGKIGGIGVDVVEGEPITGDHPLLRYNNAIITPHIAAYTFESMKGMGDKVVSDILRAVQKIIPDEVVNKDVIIKLEAQGWRRI, encoded by the coding sequence ATGAGAGATAAACTGGCGATAGTGAATTCAAGCAGTTTTGGAAAGTATTTTCCTGAACATCTGCAGAAACTTAGAGAATATTTGGACGTTGATAGTTTCACTTTTCCTTCAAAACTTCATGGGAAGGAATTGGCAGATGCCTTAGCCGGCTACAAATATGTCATTGCAAGTACCTCGCCGTTTTTCGATTCTGAGTTCTTTGAGTACAAGGATGAGACAGTAATAATTTCAAGGCATGGGCTCGGATATGACAATATAGATGTTGTGAAAGCCACCGAAAAGGGGGTTATTGTTACAAAAGTAGGAGGGGGAACGGAGCGAGAAGCTGTCGCTGAGCACGCTGTTGCATTATGTATGTCTATCATCAGGAAGGTTCCACAGGCATATATCGCAGTCAAGAACTCGGAATGGAGCAAGCGGCAGAGTTTCTTTGGAATAGAGCTCAAGGATAAGGTGGTAGGTATCATCGGTTATGGGAATATAGGCAGCAGGGTTGGAGAAATAGTCCATTTTGGCTTTAGTGCAAGTGTGCTTTTCTATGATCCATATGCCAAAGAAGATGCGGGAAAGAATATTCAGGCAAAAAGGGTCGAGTTAGATGAACTTTTGAAGAGTTCAGACATAATATTCATCTGCTCTTCGCTGACAAAGGAGAATTACCATATCCTTTCCGCACGAGAGTTTGAGATTATGAAGAAGGGAGTATACATCATTAATACTTCAAGAGGAGAATTGATTGACCAAGATGCTCTCATAAATGCTCTTGAGTCAGGAAAGATTGGTGGAATTGGTGTTGATGTGGTTGAAGGCGAACCAATAACAGGCGACCATCCACTGCTCAGATACAATAACGCAATCATTACACCGCATATTGCAGCGTATACGTTCGAAAGCATGAAGGGCATGGGTGATAAAGTTGTTTCAGATATTTTGAGAGCTGTGCAGAAGATAATTCCTGATGAAGTGGTCAATAAAGACGTAATCATCAAGCTGGAGGCGCAAGGATGGCGCAGGATTTAA